The Budorcas taxicolor isolate Tak-1 chromosome 20, Takin1.1, whole genome shotgun sequence genome window below encodes:
- the GAPT gene encoding protein GAPT, translating into MLRICGNTSVAVSIGISLLLLLVICGIGCVWQWKHQNTMQFTLPKFLQRRRSRRKDCTKTFFLSPQFISPRHKISVPTQDRHSAGKDANIHDNYENVKVRPPEAERETDKKLYENTWQTNPEEHIYGNETPCDYYNFKKPSTSEAPQEEDIYVLPDSY; encoded by the coding sequence ATGCTGAGAATCTGTGGAAATACTTCAGTGGCCGTGTCTATAGGAATTTCCCTTCTTTTACTGTTGGTGATATGTGGAATCGGGTGTGTTTGGCAGTGGAAACACCAGAATACCATGCAATTTACCTTACCAAAGTTTTTgcagaggaggagaagcaggagaaaagACTGTACTAAAACATTCTTCTTGAGTCCCCAGTTTATCAGCCCAAGGCATAAAATCTCAGTTCCAACTCAAGACCGCCATTCTGCTGGGAAGGACGCTAACATCCATGACAACTATGAAAATGTGAAAGTGCGTCCTCCCGAAGCTGAAAGAGAAACGGACAAGAAACTGTATGAAAATACTTGGCAGACCAATCCCGAGGAGCATATCTACGGAAACGAGACACCGTGTGACTATTATAACTTCAAGAAGCCTAGTACTTCTGAAGCCCCTCAAGAGGAAGACATATATGTTCTTCCAGATTCATATTAA